The genomic interval GATCAGGCTGCGCAGGCGCGGCGTCACCGGCAGCAGTTCGTACAGGCCGACCCGCCCCAGGTAGCCGGTGCGGCGGCATTCCAGGCAGCCGACCGGGGCGTGCACCTGCAGGTCTTCGGGCAGCGCTTCGCCCGGCGCGCGCAGCGCATCCCATTCGCTCTCGCTGAGCGTGTGCGGGCGCTTGCAGTGGCCGCACAGGGTGCGCACCAGGCGCTGCGCCAGCACGCCGTTGAGGGTGGAGGCGACCAGGTAGTGCGGCACGCCCAGGTCGAGCAGGCGGGTCACCGCCGAGGGCGCATCGTTGGTGTGCAGGGTGGACAGCACCAGGTGCCCGGTCAGCGAGGCCTGCACCGCCATCTGCGCGGTTTCCAGGTCGCGGATTTCGCCGATCATGATGATGTCCGGGTCCTGCCGCAGCAGGGTGCGCACGCCGCTGGCGAAGTCCAGGTCGATGTTGGTCTGCACCTGCATCTGATTGAACTCCGGCGCGATCATCTCGATCGGGTCCTCGACGCTGCACACGTTCACGTCGGGGGTGGCCAGGCGTTTGAGCGTGGAATACAGCGTGGTGGTCTTGCCGGAGCCGGTCGGGCCGGTGACCAGCACGATGCCGTGCGGGCGCTCGACCAGCGCCGCCCACCCGGCCGCTTCCTGCGCGCTGAAGCCGAGCTGGTCTACGCTCTTGAACGCCGCGTCCGGGTCGAAGATGCGCATCACGCACTTCTCGCCGAACGCGGTGGGCATGGTGGACAGGCGCATCTCGGTCTCGCGCCCGCCCGGCGAACGGGTCTTGATGCGCCCGTCCTGCGGCCGCCGCCGCTCGGCCAGGTCCATGCGCCCGAGCACCTTGATCCGGCTGACGATGGCGGTCATCACCGCCGGCGGCACTTCCAGCACCTTGTGCAGCACGCCGTCGATGCGGAAGCGCATGCGCCCGGCCTCGCGCCGCGGTTCCAGGTGGATGTCGCTGGCGCGCTGCTCGAAGGCGTACTGCAGCAGCCAGTCGACGATGTGCACGATGTGGTGGTCGTCGGCGTTGACGTCGCCGCCGCGGCCCAGTTCCACAAGCTGCTCGAAGCTGGGCAGGCCGCTGCTCTGCTCGGTGCGCCCGTCCTTGGCGCCGCGCACCGAGCGGGTCACGCCGAAGAACTCCATCGTGTAGCGGTGCAGGTCCAGCGGGTTGACCACCGCGATCTCGATCCGGCGCCGCGCCAGGTGCTGCACGTCGGCCAGCCAGTCCAGCGCCAGCGGCTCGCTGGTCGCCACCAGCAGGCGTTCGCCGTCCAGCGCCAGCGGCAGAATGCGGTGGCGGCGCGCGTAGGCGTGCGAGACCACGGCGGTAACCGCGGCCACGTCGACCCGGGTCGGATCGATGCGCAGGTAGCGCAGGCCGCAGCGCTGCGCCAGCCATTCGGTCAGCCGTTCCAGGCCCAGCTCGCTGCCGGGCGGACGGGTGGCGGCCAGTTTCAGGTTGGACAGCAGCACCAGCGGATGCACATCGCTGACGGTGCGCGTGGACTGCGCGGAGAACTGCACGCGGCCACGTTCGGCCGGCGCGACCAGGCCGTCGGCGAGCAGCGCGGCGGCCACGCGCTCGAAACTCAGGCGCCCGGGCGGCAGCGGCACGGTCACGGGGGCGGGCACGGCGGGCGGCTGCGCGGCAGGTCGCGAATCCATGATCAGGTCCGGTGCGCGGAAGTCCCCGCAAGTCGGTCGCTATACTAGCGCACCCCTTTACCGGCCCCTTGCTAGATGTCCGTCTCCCGGTCCGTTCCGATCACGTTCCAGGGTCTGATCCAGACCCTCAACCAGTTCTGGGCGCAGCACGGCTGCGTGCTGATCCAATCGCTGGACCTGGAAGTGGGGGCCGGCACCTTCCATCCGTCCACGTTCCTGCGCGCGCTCGGGCCGGAGCCGTGGAATGCGGCCTACGTGCAGCCGAGCCGGCGGCCCACCGACGGCCGCTACGGCGAGAACCCGAACCGCCTGCAGCGCTACTACCAGTACCAGGTGGCGATGAAGCCGAACCCGGACAACATCCAGCAGCTGTACCTGGACTCGTTGCAGGCGCTGGGCATCGATCCGCTGGTGCACGACCTGCGCTTCGTCGAGGACAACTGGGAATCGCCGACGCTCGGCGCCTGGGGCCTGGGCTGGGAGGTGTGGCTCAACGGCATGGAGGTCACCCAGTTCACCTACTTCCAGCAGGCCGGCGGCCTGGAGTGCAAGCCGGTGCTGGGCGAGATCACCTACGGTCTCGAGCGCCTATGCATGTACCTGCAGAACTGCGACAACGTCTACGACCTGGTGTGGACCTACGGCCCGGACGGCGCGCCGGTGACCTACGGCGACGTCTACCACCAGAACGAGGTGGAGCAGAGCGCATACAACTTCGAGCATGCCGACGTGGCCGAGCTGTTCCACCGCTTCGACGCCTGCGAGCGCGAAGCGCAGACGCTGGTCGACGTCGGCCTGCCGCTGCCGGCCTACGAACAGGTGACCAAGGCCAGCCACGCCTTCAACCTGCTCGACGCGCGCCGCGCGATCTCGGTGACCGAGCGCCAGCGCTACATCCTGCGCGTGCGCGCGCTGGCGCAGGCGGTGGCCAAGGCCTACTACGCGCAGCGCGAGAAGCTGGGCTTCCCCGGCGTGAAGCGCTGAGTCCATAAAGCCCCTTTCCCACCGGGAGAGGGGTTGGGGTGAGGGTCCGCGGCGAAGCCCTGCAGACCTGAACTTCCACAGGCTCCGCCGTACCCTCATCCGCCCCTTCGGGGCACCTTCTCCCGCAGGGAGAAGGGAACCGCTAGCAAGGTCTGACACATGAGCGCACTACATCCCCTGCTGATCGAACTGGGTACCGAGGAACTGCCGGTCAAGGCGCTGCCGGGCCTGGCGCAGGCCTTGTTCGACGGCGTGATCGCCGGGCTGGAGAAGCGCGGCATCGCGGTCGAACGCGGCGACGCCAAGCCGCTGTCCACCCCGCGCCGGCTGGCGGTGCTGCTGCCGGGCGTGGCCGCCGAACAGCCGGAGCAGCGCTCGGAAGTGCTCGGCCCCTATCTCAACATCGCCCTGGACGCCGACGGCCAGCCGACCAAGGCCTTGGCCGGCTTCGCCGCCAAGGCCGGCATCGACTGGACCGCGCTCGAGCGCACCAGCGACGCCAAGGGCGAGCGCTTCGTGCACCGCGCCGTGACCCCGGGCGCGCAGACCGCCGCGCTGCTGCCGGAGATCCTGCGCGAGGCGATCGCGGCGATGCCGATCCCCAAACCGATGCGCTGGGGCGACCACGACTACGGCTTCGCGCGGCCGGTGCATTGGCTGGTGCTGCTGTTCGGCAGCGCCGTGGTGCCGGTGCAGGTGTTCGGCGTGCAGGCCGGCCGCGACAGTCGCGGCCACCGCTTCCTGCACGACGCGCCGGTCGCCCTGGCGCAGCCCGGCGACTACGTGGCCGCGCTGGAAGCGGCGCAGGTGCTGGTGGACCCGGATGCGCGCCGCGCGCGGATCGTCGCCGAGGTCGAGCAGGCCGCGCGCCAGGCCGGTGGCAGCGCGCGCATCGCCGAGGACAATCTGGAGCAGGTGGTGAACCTGGTCGAATGGCCGTCGGCGGTGCTGTGCAAGTTCGAGCCGGCGTTCCTGGCGGTGCCGCAGGAAGCGTTGATCGAGACCATGGAGAGCAACCAGAAGTTCTTCCCGGTGCTGGATGCCGGCGACAAGCTCACCGAGCACTTCATCGGCATCGCCAACATCGTCTCGCGCGATGTGGCCGAAGTGGCCAAGGGCTACGAGCGGGTGATCCGCCCGCGCTTCGCCGACGCCAAGTTCTTCTTCGACGAAGACCTCAAGCAGGGCCTGGAGGCGATGGGCGCCGGCCTGGCCAGCGTCACCTACCAGGCCAAGCTCGGCAGCATCGCCGACAAGGTGCAGCGCGTGGCCGCGCTGGCCGAGGCGATCGCGCCAATGGCCGGCGTGGACGCCGCGCAGGCGCGCCGCGCCGCCGAGTTGAGCAAGAACGATCTGCAGTCGCGCATGGTCAACGAATTCCCCGAACTGCAGGGCATCGCCGGCCGCCACTACGCCGTCGCCGCCGGCGAGCCCAGCGAGATCGCCCTGGCGATCGACGAGGCCTACCAGCCGCGCTTCGCCGGCGACGACATCGCGCTGTCGCCGCTGGGCAAGGTGCTGGCGATCGCCGAGCGTTTGGACACGCTGGCCGGTGGGTTTGCCGCGAGGTTGAAGCCGACCGGCAACAAGGATCCGTTCGCGCTGCGGCGCAACGCGCTGGGGTTGGCGCGGACGGTGATTGAGAGTGGGTTTGAGTTAGATATACAAGAGTTGATTCGGAGATCTCGGCTTGCGGCCTTGATTTTTTCTAATGCAGCGGCGGGTTCTGAAGCAAGGCGTTCTTTCGCCGAGGCCATTAGAAAGATCGGGGCTCTGGGCGTAGATACATCGGATCTGAAGTATGACGGTGGCTTTCTAATCACCAGAGAAATCTGGGACGAGGCCGCGAAGTTCGAAGACATCTACGACTTCATCTTAGATCGTCTACGCGGCTATTACGCTGACAAGGGCGTGCCGGTAATCCATTTCAATGCAGTGGCGGAACTGAAGCCGGCCTCGCTCTACGATTTCGACCGCCGCATCGATGCGATCGGCATCTTCGCCACGTTGCCGGAGGCCGAGGCGCTGGCCGCGGCCAACAAGCGCATCCGCAACATCCTGCGCAAGGCCGAGGGCGCGATTCCGGCGCAGATCGACCTGGCGCTGCTGCGCGAGCCGGCCGAAAGCGCGTTGGCCGAAGCGGTGGAAGCGGCGATCGTGGAAACCGACGGCGCGCTGCGCCAGCACGACTACGTCACCGTGCTGAACTTTCTGGCGCGCCTGCGGCCGCAGGTGGACGCGTTCTTCGACGGGGTGATGGTCAACGTCGAAGACCCCGCGCTGCGCGGCAACCGCCTGGCCCTGCTCAAGCGCTTGGGCGACCGCCTCGGCAGCGTCGCGGCGATCGAGCATCTGTCGTCGTAAGCGGCGCACGCAGCGGGCAGATGCATGGAGGGGCTGCGAAAGCAGCCTCTTCTTTTTGTGGGGAGCGGCTTCAGCTGCGGTGCGCAAAGCCGGCAGCGCCACAACCAAGTGAAATCGCGTCGGGACTGAAGTCCCTCCCACAGTGCACCCGACCGGCTATGTCCGAGCGCCTGTTTTTAAGCCCCTCTCCCCTCGGGAGAGGGGTTGGGGTGAGGGTACGTCGGCGCAGCAACAGCCCGGTGCGCTCGAACTTTTCCGGCTTCGCCCGTACCCTCATCCGCCCCTGCGGGGCACCTTCCCCGAAGAGGGGGCCATGGTCCCGAGGGGAGAAGGGAACAGCTGGCGCATCCCGCCATATTGCCCGCCAGCCGCGGCACCCGCAGCGCGACGCAAAACCGCCGTTGCGAATCCCCAATCCCCAATCCCCAATCCCCAATCCCCAATCCCCAATCCCTGCTTCTAATCGAACAACGCCTGGATCGCCGCCAAGCCCGCATTGGCGCGTTCCTTCTTGCGCTCAGCGTCGGCCACCGGGTCGGCGCCGTCGCGCTGCATTTCCTCGGCGGGGATTTCGGCGAAGAAGCGGCTGGGCTTGAGCCGGATGTGCTCGCCGAACTTGCGGGTCAGCTTGCTGTAGCTCATCCACAGCTGTTCCTTGGCGCGGGTGATGCCCACGTACAGCAGGCGCCGCTCTTCCTGCAGGTTGCCCTCCTCCAGGCTCACCTCGTGCGGCAGCACGCCGTCCTCGCAGCCGACGATGAACACGTAGCGGAACTCCAGGCCCTTGGACGCGTGCATCGTCATCATCCGCACCTGGTTGCCGCCGTCGTCCTTGTCGTTGCGCGACAGCAGCGCCAGCTGCGCCGCCAGGTCGCCGACGGTGGCGCCGCGCGGGCCGCCCTCGAACCACTTGGCCAGTTCCTCCAGGTTGCCGCGGCGGCGCTGGAAGGTGGCTTCGTCCTTGCATTGGCTGCGCAGCTCGCGGATCAGTCCGGACTGCTCGGCAAGCTGGCGCACCACATCGGCCGAAGACAGCGTCTGCGAGGCGCTACGCAACTCGTGCAGCACGTCGACGAAATCGCTCAGGCCGTTGGCCGCGCGTGGCGGCAATTGCTGCAGCGCGCCCATCGACTCGGCCGCGCGCGACATCGGCAGATGCTTGGCCGACGCCAGTTCGGCCAGCTTGGCCAGCGAGGTCGCGCCGACCTCGCGCTTGGGCGCCTGCACCGCGCGCAGGAACGCGGCATCGTCGTCCGGATTGACCAGCAGCCGCAGCCACGACAGCACGTCCTTCACTTCCTGCCGTTCCAGGAACGCGGTGCCGCCGGTGATGTGGTACGGCACGCCAGCGATCTGCAAGGCCTTTTCCAGCGGCCGCGACTGGAAGTTGCCGCGGAACAGGATGCAGAAATCGCTCCACGGCACCTGTTTGGCGGTGCCCAGGTAGGCGATCTCGGCGGCGACCTTCTCCGCCTCGTGCTCGCTGTCGCGGCACTCCCACACGCGGATGCGCTCGCCGTCGGCCTGGTCGCTCCACAGCGTCTTCAGGTGCTCGTGCGGGTTGTGCGCGATCAGCGCGTTGGCCGCGCGCAGCACGCGGTTGGAGCAGCGGTAGTTCTGCTCCAGCTTGATGATCTGCAGGGCCGGATAGTCGCGTCCCATCTGCGTCAGGTTTTCCGGGTTGGCGCCGCGCCAGGCGTAGATGCTCTGGTCGTCGTCGCCCACGCAGGTGAAGTTGCCGCGCGGGCCGGCCAGCATCTTCAACATCCGGTATTGCGCATCGTTGGTGTCCTGGCTCTCGTCCACCAGCAGGTAGCCGATGCGCTCGCGCCATGCCATGACGATGTCCTCGTTCTCCTCCAGCACCTGCACCGGCAGGCGGATCAGGTCGTCGAAGTCCACCGCGTTGAAGGTGCTCAGCCGCGCCTGGTAGCGCTCGTACAGGCTGGCCGCTTCCTGCTCGCGGGTGCTGCGCGCGGCGGCCATCGCCTGCTCCGGCGACAGCCCGGCGTTCTTGGCGCGCGAGATCAGGTTCTTGGCGTCGTCGATCGCATCGGGTTTGGCGCCGTGCATCAGGTCCTTGATCTGCGCGGCGGCATCGTCGGCGTCGAAGATCGAGAAGCCGCGCTTGAGGCCGACCGCGGCGTGCTCGATCTGCAGGAACTTCAGCCCCAGCGCGTGGAAGGTGCAGATGGTCAGGCCGTCGGCGGCGTCGCCGCGGATGCGCTTGGCCACGCGCTCGCGCATTTCCTTGGCCGACTTGTTGGTGAAGGTGATCGCGGCGATGCGCTTGGCCGGGTAGCGGCCGGTGGCGATCAGGTGCGCGATCTTTTCCACGATCACGCGGGTCTTGCCGCTGCCGGCGCCGGCCAGCACCAGCAGCGGGCCTTCGCAATGCAGCACCGCGGCGCGTTGGGGGGGATTGAGACCGTGCATGAAGAGGTTTCCTGGGCCGCGCATTGTAGCGGGCGCCGACCGGCGGCGAGGACCGCCCCGCCGCGCTGGCGCTGAACGGGTTTTCCCGCGCGCATCCGGCCTGCGGCGGAGCCGGCCGCCGCGCTAGAATCGGGCCATGGCGAAACTGTATTTCTACTATTCGGCGATGAACGCCGGCAAGACCACGACGCTGCTGCAGTCGGCGCACAACTATCGCGAGCGCGGCATGCGCACCGCGATCCTGACCCCGCAGCTGGACCACCGCGACGGCAGCGGCATCGTCGCCTCGCGCATCGGTCTGCGCGCCGATGGCAACACCTTCGTGCCGGACACCGATCTGCTGGCGCTGCTGCAGGACGACATCGCCGGCAACGGCGCGCTGCATTGCGTGCTGGTGGACGAGGCGCAGTTCCTCAGCCGCGCGCAGGTCTGGCAGCTCAGCGAGGTGGTCGACCGGCTGCGCATTCCGGTGCTGTGCTACGGCCTGCGCACCGATTTTCGCGGCGAGTTGTTCGAGGGCAGCCAGTACCTGCTGGCCTGGGCCGACGAGCTGCAGGAGATCAAGACCATCTGCCACACCGGCAGCAAGGCGACGATGACCGTGCGCGTGGACGCGGACGGCCATGCCGTGCAGGACGGCCCGCAGGTGGAGATCGGCGGCAACGAGCGCTACGTGTCGGTAAGCCGCGCAGAATTCAAGAAGATCATGCGCGGCGAGGGCCGCATCGATCCGTTGCAGATCGCGTTGCCGCGGTAGTCCATCCGCTGCGCCAGGCTGACCACTGCGGCGCCAGACGAACCACGACGTTGGCCGGAGGCTGCGCTGCATTTCGCGGTGCAGTCGCATGCGCAGGCGAACGCCACGCGAGCGCCATGCACTGTCCTGGTGCGTCCCATTCGCCGATTCGGTTCGGTCGCGTTCGACGCGACACCGAGCATGAACGCCGGTTGAAAACTGCAGCGCGGCCCTCGGCCGCATAGGCCATCAGTCTATGGATCGCGGCCACGACGCGCCCATAGAATCGTCGGCGATCGTACTCATGGGAAGAGTTCTATGCAGCAGTTCAAGGGATACGTCGTCGGCGGCTGCGCCGCACTTGCCGTTGCGGTGGCGCTGGCGCTGTCCGCGCCGGCCACCGCCGCCGACAACGCGCGTACGTTCGACGACATTCCGGCGCAGGTGCTGACCGACGGTTTCCTCGAGGCGCACCTGGACCTGTTCTATCGGCGCGCCGGTATCCGCGCCGACAAGAAGGGCGAGTTCGCCGAGGCCAGGAAGAGCTACCAGCTCGCCGCGCGCTATGCCGACAAGCCGTCGCAGGCGCGGCTGGGCGAGATGTATTGGGAAGGCCAAGGTGGGGCGCAGGATCGCGCGATGGGGTTCCTGTGGATGGCGCTGGCCTCCGAGCGCGGCTATGAGGCCTTCACCGCACGCAAGATGGAGTACTGGAACCAGCTCACGCCCGAAGAGCGGCAGCGCGCGATCAAGCAGGACAAGAAGATGCTCGCCACCTATGGCGATGCGGTCGCCAAGCCGCGGCAGGAAGCGGTCCTGCGCCGCGAGGCGGCGCGCAGCACCGGCAGCATGCTCGGCCACTCCGGCGCCTCCGCCTTGCAGATCAACGGCCCGCGCGGCGGCAGCATCGATCCGGAGGTGTTCTACGCCAAGGAATTCTGGGAGCCGGGGGCGTACTGGAAGCTGCAGGACCGGGTCTGGGACGGCCGCACGCCGGGGCGTGTGGATATCGGCGATGTCGAGGACATCACCCAGGAAAGCGCGCCGAAGCCGCAGGAACCGGGCAAGCCCTGAGCCGGCTGCGACCCGACGCCGGACACGCCGCACGTCGGGACTGAAGTCCCTCCCACAGCCGCGAGCTTCTGTAGGCGCGGCGCCAGCCGCGACGGGTGAAGCCGGAACTGCACCGGCGGCGGACACTGTCTGTCGGGGCTGAAGCCCCTCCTACAGTGCACCCGGCACGGTAACTGCGCGGTTTGTAGGAGCGGCTTCAGCCGCGACAACTAACGTCGGGCACTGCATGCGGGGCCGCTGCCGCGCACCGCGCGGCAGCGGCCGGCCATGCTCAATACAGCTTGCGCTCGGCCGCCGGTGGCGGCGTCCACTGGTACAGCCAGGTCTCGGTCAGCGGCCTGTCGCCGGAGCGCAGGAACAGGCGAATGTCGATCTGCTGCGTGCCCTCGTCCGGCGGCACCACGTCGAACATCGCACGGTAGCCGGAGAGTTCGTGCAGCGGCCGCGCCGAGACGATCTCGGTGCTGCCGCGGCTCAGCTGCAGCACCGCCTCGACCTTGGCGTCCTTGTCCTTGCCGAGCTTGGCCAGCTCGCCGCCGACGAAGTCCACCGCGAAGCGCCAGGAGAAATGGCTGCGCTTCTGCCCGACCACGCCGCCCAGGCCGGTGCGCGTGGCCACGCACTGCGCCAGCGGCGAGGACGCCGGCGGCTGCGCGCCCCAGTACAGGCGATAGCCGAACAGCAGCTCCTGCCCGGGCTGCGGCTTGTCCTGCGGATTCCAGAACGCGACGATGTTGTCGAAGGTCTCGTCGACGGTGGGAATCTCCACCAGCTGCACCGAACCCTTGCCCCAGCCCTGCTTCGGTTCCACCCACAGGCACGGGCGCTTGTCGTAGTACACGCCGTCGTCGTGGTAGTGGTCGAAGTTGCGGTCGCGCTGCAGCAGGCCGAAGCCGCGCGGGTTCTCGTCGACGAACATGTTGAAGCGCAGCTGCGGCGGATTGCACAGCGGCCGCCAGATCCATTCGCCGCCGCCGGTCCACATCGCCAGGCCGTCGGTGTCGTGGATCTCCGGGCGCCAGTCCCAGTCCATGCGGCGGTCGTTCTCGCCGACCTGGTACATGCTGGTGCACGGCCCCAGGCCCAGCCGCTCGATGCTCTTGCGCGGATACAGTGCGCTGTCGATGTCCATCAGCAGCACGTCGCCGTTGGTGATCGCGAAGCGGTAGGCGCCGGCCACGCTCGGCGAGTCCAGCAGCGCGTACACCACCACCGTGTCCGAGCCGGCCTTGGGCTGCTCCAGCCAGTAGGCGATGAAGTCCGGGAATTCCTCCGGGCCGCCGGTGCCGGTATCGATCGCCAGGCCGCGCGCGGACTGCCCGTACTGGCCTTCCTTGCCCACCGCGCGGAAATAGCTGGCGCCGAGGAACGCGGCGAAGTCGCGGTCGGTGTCCTGCTTGGTATTGAGGCGGAAACCGGCGAAACCCAGGTCCTTGGGCAGATGCTTGCCCTTCAGCCCGCTGCTGCCGTAATCGAACGCGGCGCCGTCGTAGGCCAGTTCCTGCGCCTGCCCGTCGACCAGGTCGAACATGTGCACCGGCGACTTGAAGTACAGGCCCAGGTGGAAGAACTTGGCCTGGAACTTCGACGCGTTGTCCACCGCCCACAACGCATGGTCCTGGCGGTAGCGGATCGACTGGTACTGGTCCCAGTTCAGCGACTCCAGCGGCCCCGGCAGCACCCGCTTGTGGCTCTGGTAGGGCTCCTGGGCCATGGCCCGGGCGCGGCCCTTGAGCCAGGCGTAGTCGAAGGGCTGC from Xanthomonas sp. DAR 34887 carries:
- a CDS encoding GspE/PulE family protein, whose product is MDSRPAAQPPAVPAPVTVPLPPGRLSFERVAAALLADGLVAPAERGRVQFSAQSTRTVSDVHPLVLLSNLKLAATRPPGSELGLERLTEWLAQRCGLRYLRIDPTRVDVAAVTAVVSHAYARRHRILPLALDGERLLVATSEPLALDWLADVQHLARRRIEIAVVNPLDLHRYTMEFFGVTRSVRGAKDGRTEQSSGLPSFEQLVELGRGGDVNADDHHIVHIVDWLLQYAFEQRASDIHLEPRREAGRMRFRIDGVLHKVLEVPPAVMTAIVSRIKVLGRMDLAERRRPQDGRIKTRSPGGRETEMRLSTMPTAFGEKCVMRIFDPDAAFKSVDQLGFSAQEAAGWAALVERPHGIVLVTGPTGSGKTTTLYSTLKRLATPDVNVCSVEDPIEMIAPEFNQMQVQTNIDLDFASGVRTLLRQDPDIIMIGEIRDLETAQMAVQASLTGHLVLSTLHTNDAPSAVTRLLDLGVPHYLVASTLNGVLAQRLVRTLCGHCKRPHTLSESEWDALRAPGEALPEDLQVHAPVGCLECRRTGYLGRVGLYELLPVTPRLRSLIRADMDLAGFSRAAQAEGVRSLRRAGLEKVAAGLTTIEEVLSVLPPRE
- the glyQ gene encoding glycine--tRNA ligase subunit alpha, whose product is MSVSRSVPITFQGLIQTLNQFWAQHGCVLIQSLDLEVGAGTFHPSTFLRALGPEPWNAAYVQPSRRPTDGRYGENPNRLQRYYQYQVAMKPNPDNIQQLYLDSLQALGIDPLVHDLRFVEDNWESPTLGAWGLGWEVWLNGMEVTQFTYFQQAGGLECKPVLGEITYGLERLCMYLQNCDNVYDLVWTYGPDGAPVTYGDVYHQNEVEQSAYNFEHADVAELFHRFDACEREAQTLVDVGLPLPAYEQVTKASHAFNLLDARRAISVTERQRYILRVRALAQAVAKAYYAQREKLGFPGVKR
- the glyS gene encoding glycine--tRNA ligase subunit beta; translated protein: MSALHPLLIELGTEELPVKALPGLAQALFDGVIAGLEKRGIAVERGDAKPLSTPRRLAVLLPGVAAEQPEQRSEVLGPYLNIALDADGQPTKALAGFAAKAGIDWTALERTSDAKGERFVHRAVTPGAQTAALLPEILREAIAAMPIPKPMRWGDHDYGFARPVHWLVLLFGSAVVPVQVFGVQAGRDSRGHRFLHDAPVALAQPGDYVAALEAAQVLVDPDARRARIVAEVEQAARQAGGSARIAEDNLEQVVNLVEWPSAVLCKFEPAFLAVPQEALIETMESNQKFFPVLDAGDKLTEHFIGIANIVSRDVAEVAKGYERVIRPRFADAKFFFDEDLKQGLEAMGAGLASVTYQAKLGSIADKVQRVAALAEAIAPMAGVDAAQARRAAELSKNDLQSRMVNEFPELQGIAGRHYAVAAGEPSEIALAIDEAYQPRFAGDDIALSPLGKVLAIAERLDTLAGGFAARLKPTGNKDPFALRRNALGLARTVIESGFELDIQELIRRSRLAALIFSNAAAGSEARRSFAEAIRKIGALGVDTSDLKYDGGFLITREIWDEAAKFEDIYDFILDRLRGYYADKGVPVIHFNAVAELKPASLYDFDRRIDAIGIFATLPEAEALAAANKRIRNILRKAEGAIPAQIDLALLREPAESALAEAVEAAIVETDGALRQHDYVTVLNFLARLRPQVDAFFDGVMVNVEDPALRGNRLALLKRLGDRLGSVAAIEHLSS
- the rep gene encoding DNA helicase Rep, whose protein sequence is MHGLNPPQRAAVLHCEGPLLVLAGAGSGKTRVIVEKIAHLIATGRYPAKRIAAITFTNKSAKEMRERVAKRIRGDAADGLTICTFHALGLKFLQIEHAAVGLKRGFSIFDADDAAAQIKDLMHGAKPDAIDDAKNLISRAKNAGLSPEQAMAAARSTREQEAASLYERYQARLSTFNAVDFDDLIRLPVQVLEENEDIVMAWRERIGYLLVDESQDTNDAQYRMLKMLAGPRGNFTCVGDDDQSIYAWRGANPENLTQMGRDYPALQIIKLEQNYRCSNRVLRAANALIAHNPHEHLKTLWSDQADGERIRVWECRDSEHEAEKVAAEIAYLGTAKQVPWSDFCILFRGNFQSRPLEKALQIAGVPYHITGGTAFLERQEVKDVLSWLRLLVNPDDDAAFLRAVQAPKREVGATSLAKLAELASAKHLPMSRAAESMGALQQLPPRAANGLSDFVDVLHELRSASQTLSSADVVRQLAEQSGLIRELRSQCKDEATFQRRRGNLEELAKWFEGGPRGATVGDLAAQLALLSRNDKDDGGNQVRMMTMHASKGLEFRYVFIVGCEDGVLPHEVSLEEGNLQEERRLLYVGITRAKEQLWMSYSKLTRKFGEHIRLKPSRFFAEIPAEEMQRDGADPVADAERKKERANAGLAAIQALFD
- a CDS encoding thymidine kinase, giving the protein MAKLYFYYSAMNAGKTTTLLQSAHNYRERGMRTAILTPQLDHRDGSGIVASRIGLRADGNTFVPDTDLLALLQDDIAGNGALHCVLVDEAQFLSRAQVWQLSEVVDRLRIPVLCYGLRTDFRGELFEGSQYLLAWADELQEIKTICHTGSKATMTVRVDADGHAVQDGPQVEIGGNERYVSVSRAEFKKIMRGEGRIDPLQIALPR
- a CDS encoding sel1 repeat family protein is translated as MQQFKGYVVGGCAALAVAVALALSAPATAADNARTFDDIPAQVLTDGFLEAHLDLFYRRAGIRADKKGEFAEARKSYQLAARYADKPSQARLGEMYWEGQGGAQDRAMGFLWMALASERGYEAFTARKMEYWNQLTPEERQRAIKQDKKMLATYGDAVAKPRQEAVLRREAARSTGSMLGHSGASALQINGPRGGSIDPEVFYAKEFWEPGAYWKLQDRVWDGRTPGRVDIGDVEDITQESAPKPQEPGKP
- a CDS encoding glucan biosynthesis protein — encoded protein: MQRRDFLKNAAAAFAAMGLPAMPMLGQAAPAVGLRRLGKPQPFDYAWLKGRARAMAQEPYQSHKRVLPGPLESLNWDQYQSIRYRQDHALWAVDNASKFQAKFFHLGLYFKSPVHMFDLVDGQAQELAYDGAAFDYGSSGLKGKHLPKDLGFAGFRLNTKQDTDRDFAAFLGASYFRAVGKEGQYGQSARGLAIDTGTGGPEEFPDFIAYWLEQPKAGSDTVVVYALLDSPSVAGAYRFAITNGDVLLMDIDSALYPRKSIERLGLGPCTSMYQVGENDRRMDWDWRPEIHDTDGLAMWTGGGEWIWRPLCNPPQLRFNMFVDENPRGFGLLQRDRNFDHYHDDGVYYDKRPCLWVEPKQGWGKGSVQLVEIPTVDETFDNIVAFWNPQDKPQPGQELLFGYRLYWGAQPPASSPLAQCVATRTGLGGVVGQKRSHFSWRFAVDFVGGELAKLGKDKDAKVEAVLQLSRGSTEIVSARPLHELSGYRAMFDVVPPDEGTQQIDIRLFLRSGDRPLTETWLYQWTPPPAAERKLY